In a single window of the Salmo trutta chromosome 21, fSalTru1.1, whole genome shotgun sequence genome:
- the LOC115157743 gene encoding uncharacterized protein LOC115157743, which produces MAATPFENGQHGRHAVARPLGPRQPVRQPNPGTRHPVHGPQGVGPHLTEHPTHHVHQPRPYFYVQPVQPPPPPFYQWPMPYNPYSGFPGMGYGMPGMVMPPFPRHPYMEAPGYFLPHAQLHPAEYRQYQFPPAAMVYQNHNNRLRTFYQNTTPRETVNSEVQTEPPPEAEKDYAAPLAGSDSGRGTNSTNSTTPSSPSSNAEKQSCLEVEPNSPIAFKTGFQGIVRGQGTGTDPPAGTNTIHSRRTSIEALGKPVHGGGHLVHHDVWSVSSADGMVPMCSSSDQEDEVIMAERCASSSFPDVLTSGGSSSSKMERAPKCGQTLTQEITHENTTEGSNVVMTGSCEGVPNLDNCHYKILKLPFIFHDLMTESKVNESVWSVESMAPYIPSTEWLIQNGLMAPEDVAQKSSEKVSADQSQMSFHYRQVPKKLNASVWSVQSLAPYVPSKELLIENVLMNPDVVTEKESDPANVNQGLRASQVIDITERRRSRRFSLTLENVKEAEKMSVENATPCQDSFHYRQIQRNANEFVWSVKPVEKASVDGSPIMLSSKSTMIPSLEGSLNSTQGSLKPKAQCCPNLKPLEVTEHRAQSPPCSPGNGD; this is translated from the exons ATGGCAGCAACCCCGTTTGAAAATGGACAGCATGGTCGACATGCGGTAGCAAGGCCCCTTGGGCCACGCCAGCCAGTTCGTCAGCCTAACCCTGGTACACGGCACCCAGTGCATGGACCCCAAGGAGTAGGGCCTCATCTGACCGAACATCCGACCCATCATGTGCACCAGCCTCGACCCTACTTCTATGTGCAGCCTGTGcagccccctcctcctcccttctacCAGTGGCCTATGCCCTACAACCCATACTCTGGCTTTCCAGGGATGG GTTACGGTATGCCGGGTATGGTTATGCCACCGTTCCCTCGTCACCCTTACATGGAGGCTCCAGGTTATTTTCTTCCCCATGCCCAGCTGCACCCTGCTGAGTACAGACAATACCAGTTTCCTCCTGCTGCCATGGTCTACCAGAACCACAACAATAGGTTGAGAACATTTTACCAGAACACCACACCCAGAGAGACGGTCAACTCCGAAGTACAGACTGAACCACCACCTGAAGCGGAGAAAGACTATGCTGCCCCTCTGGCTGGGTCAGACTCTGGAAGAGGCACCAACTCTACCAACTCCACCACCCCATCCTCGCCAAGCTCCAATGCAGAGAAACAGAGCTGCCTGGAAGTAGAACCTAATTCCCCCATTGCCTTCAAAACTGGATTCCAGGGGATAGTAAGGGGCCAGGGTACTGGCACAGACCCACCTGCAGGAACCAATACCATCCACTCACGTAGGACCTCTATAGAGGCACTGGGGAAGCCTGTCCATGGTGGAGGCCACCTAGTGCATCATGATGTGTGGTCAGTTAGCTCTGCTGATGGCATGGTCCCCATGTGTAGCTCCTCTGACCAGGAGGATGAAGTTATCATGGCTGAGAGGTGTGCGTCCTCCTCCTTCCCAGATGTGTTGACCAGTGGAGGTTCGTCATCTTCCAAAATGGAGAGGGCACCCAAATGTGGTCAGACTCTTACCCAAGAAATTACACATGAGAATACCACAGAGGGCTCCAATGTGGTCATGACAGGAAGCTGTGAAGGTGTTCCGAACTTAGACAATTGCCACTACAAAATACTAAAGCTACCTTTTATCTTTCATGATTTGATGACGGAGTCAAAGGTGAATGAGTCTGTGTGGTCAGTGGAGTCAATGGCACCATACATCCCTTCTACAGAGTGGCTGATACAAAATGGACTGATGGCGCCAGAAGATGTGGCACAGAAGTCGTCTGAGAAAGTTTCAGCTGATCAAAGCCAGATGTCCTTTCATTATAGGCAGGTACCGAAAAAGTTGAATGCGTCAGTATGGTCAGTGCAGTCGTTGGCCCCGTATGTCCCCTCCAAGGAATTGCTGATAGAGAACGTCCTTATGAATCCTGATGTGGTGACTGAGAAAGAATCTGATCCTGCTAACGTCAATCAAGGCCTCAGAGCCAGTCAGGTCATTGAtataacagagaggaggagaagtcGGCGGTTTTCACTGACTTTAGAAAATGTGAAAGAGGCTGAGAAAATGTCTGTAGAGAATGCTACTCCATGCCAGGACTCATTCCACTATAGGCAAATACAGAGAAATGCTAATGAGTTTGTTTGGTCAGTGAAGCCTGTGGAAAAAGCCAGTGTGGATGGTTCACCTATTATGCTCTCAAGCAAAAGTACAATGATCCCAAGTCTTGAAGGATCATTGAATAGCACTCAAGGGTCACTGAAACCCAAGGCTCAATGTTGCCCAAATCTGAAGCCTCTGGAAGTTACAGAGCACAGGGCTCAGAGCCCTCCCTGCTCTCCAG gaaatggagatTGA